In Sutterella faecalis, a genomic segment contains:
- a CDS encoding sensor histidine kinase, translating to MHKAILSFFFAGFLLASLPGLAQAEEGTGRQASAQKQIRVGVGAFALPEQRDEFDAATLTTLFDTFGIENVTVTDYTVADLEKAVKAGEVDVFVSSSGAARRFAPFGARPLATSVAPGLRDPNHNEGTAIILRKEDARTLAELEGARLSANMAWGFSGYQIAMGEVAALGKNPDKFFGRTQFFNRSDSMESVARSVASGTTDVGFLRLCAFEELSRKHPEVTGKLRVLAPPKGVDTNAVACVVSTRLYPAHSLSVMPTVTPELSRKLLVALLTMPATESGREWSVATDFHAVDKLLEDLRIGPYAYLRDWTMSRFVAAFWPYLLIFLLAVAGLAYHGWRLKVLVARRERELEEVHVREVEQSQRIAMLQRAGAVGQLSSLIAHEVHQPLSAIRLFAEGLERRAKAGSATNESVLKIAGRIAGQAERAGAIVDRVRDYAHQREPVFQRIRVADLVQHIRETYPKLEAKTEVIISPEARQAEVRGSILELELAVVNLIRNAVEAVRGVGSPRVVLEVSSVGNKVRFEVSDNGPKLSEEKIRALASPISSEKPEGLGLGLSIVKHLVERHQGELVFRSGGGAAGEGLAADIILPTASPDAGNEKEATKEEKEKEIRA from the coding sequence ATGCATAAGGCCATTCTTTCTTTCTTTTTCGCAGGCTTTCTCCTTGCGTCTCTCCCCGGGCTTGCCCAGGCTGAGGAAGGCACCGGCCGTCAGGCTTCGGCGCAAAAGCAGATCCGCGTGGGTGTCGGCGCCTTTGCATTGCCCGAGCAGCGGGATGAATTTGATGCGGCAACCCTCACGACGCTCTTTGATACCTTCGGAATTGAGAACGTGACGGTGACGGACTACACGGTTGCTGATCTCGAGAAGGCCGTGAAGGCGGGCGAAGTCGACGTCTTCGTGAGCAGCTCCGGGGCGGCGAGGCGCTTTGCGCCTTTCGGCGCGAGGCCGCTTGCGACCAGCGTGGCGCCGGGCCTGAGGGACCCCAACCACAATGAAGGAACGGCGATCATTCTCCGCAAGGAAGATGCAAGAACGCTCGCCGAACTCGAGGGTGCAAGGCTTTCGGCCAACATGGCCTGGGGCTTTTCGGGCTATCAGATCGCCATGGGTGAAGTCGCGGCGCTCGGGAAGAATCCGGACAAATTCTTCGGCCGCACCCAGTTCTTCAATCGCAGCGACTCGATGGAGTCGGTAGCCCGGTCCGTTGCCTCCGGAACGACGGACGTGGGGTTTCTGAGGCTCTGCGCCTTTGAGGAGCTGAGCCGCAAGCATCCGGAGGTGACGGGAAAGCTTCGCGTCCTCGCGCCCCCGAAGGGCGTCGACACGAATGCGGTCGCCTGCGTCGTGAGCACAAGGCTCTATCCGGCGCACAGCCTTTCCGTCATGCCTACCGTGACGCCCGAGCTTTCGAGGAAGCTCCTCGTTGCTCTTCTCACCATGCCCGCGACGGAGAGCGGCCGCGAATGGTCGGTCGCGACGGACTTCCATGCGGTCGACAAGCTCCTCGAGGACTTGAGGATCGGTCCCTATGCGTATCTCAGGGACTGGACGATGAGCCGCTTCGTGGCGGCCTTCTGGCCTTATCTGCTGATTTTCCTTCTCGCGGTTGCGGGGCTTGCCTATCACGGCTGGCGCCTCAAGGTCCTCGTGGCAAGAAGAGAGCGCGAGCTCGAGGAAGTGCACGTCCGCGAAGTCGAGCAGAGTCAGAGGATTGCGATGCTCCAGCGTGCGGGCGCCGTGGGGCAGCTCTCAAGCCTCATCGCGCACGAGGTGCACCAGCCGCTCTCTGCCATCCGCCTCTTTGCCGAAGGGCTCGAGCGGAGGGCTAAGGCCGGAAGCGCCACGAACGAGAGCGTTCTCAAAATCGCCGGTAGGATTGCCGGTCAGGCCGAACGCGCGGGGGCGATTGTCGACCGCGTGCGGGACTATGCGCACCAGCGCGAGCCCGTTTTTCAGAGGATCCGGGTAGCGGATCTCGTTCAGCACATTCGTGAGACGTATCCGAAGCTCGAGGCAAAAACCGAAGTGATCATATCCCCGGAGGCGAGGCAAGCTGAAGTGCGCGGCAGCATCCTGGAGCTCGAGCTTGCCGTCGTGAATCTCATCCGAAATGCCGTGGAAGCTGTTCGAGGCGTCGGGAGCCCCCGGGTCGTCCTCGAAGTGAGCTCTGTCGGGAATAAAGTGCGCTTTGAGGTTTCCGACAACGGCCCTAAGCTTTCCGAAGAGAAAATCCGTGCGCTTGCGTCTCCCATTTCAAGCGAGAAGCCTGAAGGCCTCGGGCTCGGTCTCTCAATCGTGAAGCACCTCGTGGAACGCCATCAGGGAGAGCTCGTCTTCCGCTCCGGCGGGGGAGCCGCAGGGGAGGGGCTTGCTGCGGATATCATCCTGCCGACGGCCTCCCCGGATGCCGGGAATGAGAAGGAAGCAACGAAAGAAGAGAAGGAAAAGGAGATCCGCGCATGA
- a CDS encoding FAD-dependent oxidoreductase, which translates to MMSSTDMTRRGLLKTSIFGAAAAGAAGIAGAAEAKTAGQAKAPVYDAIIVGAGPAGLIAAITAHDLGAKVVLFEKRDRPDGNAIFALGSICGWGTRHQKEQGIEDTADAFYAMMMDISKQMGDKSLNRTYTDNISEGIDWLEKDIGVKFGKIRPMPYPRLGRTCRVLGDGITGGARLVQDLLAAAKKRGIEIRYEHKVIELLHDDHFRVTGVKTLSDEGQKEWLAKGGVCLTTGGFSANPEMVDRYIGGWATRMVLRGSKSTTGENVSLTLPLYAKFVNMDQFHCGPIIGVTHVNPADVLNSGYGVQVNTSGKRFMDENNTYVVKARTTALQTLDNQAWVIVDSDCPVLEKVIAKFDRLNSPYGKADTLEALCKQVNLPEKNVLKEVKAYNDALAAGKLEEMTPPCTYKKPHPVQKAPFYAVPFQGGMTATFGGPLINTKAEIQSLDGGSIPGLYAAGNAAGGIFYFNYAGGAQLGAATVFGRIAAREMAARAKKAKI; encoded by the coding sequence ATGATGTCGAGCACGGATATGACCCGCCGCGGCCTCTTGAAGACTTCCATTTTCGGCGCAGCCGCCGCCGGTGCCGCCGGCATTGCCGGCGCTGCCGAAGCCAAGACCGCAGGCCAGGCGAAGGCCCCGGTCTATGATGCCATCATTGTGGGCGCAGGCCCTGCGGGCCTGATCGCCGCCATTACGGCGCACGATCTCGGCGCCAAGGTAGTGCTTTTTGAAAAGCGCGACCGTCCGGACGGCAACGCCATCTTCGCCCTCGGCTCCATCTGCGGCTGGGGCACGCGGCACCAGAAGGAACAGGGCATCGAGGATACGGCCGACGCCTTCTACGCCATGATGATGGACATCTCCAAGCAGATGGGCGACAAGTCGCTGAACCGCACCTATACGGACAACATTTCCGAAGGCATCGACTGGCTGGAAAAGGATATCGGCGTCAAGTTCGGCAAGATCCGTCCGATGCCCTATCCGCGTCTCGGCCGCACCTGCCGCGTCCTGGGCGACGGCATCACGGGCGGCGCCCGCCTCGTGCAGGACCTCCTCGCTGCCGCGAAGAAGCGCGGCATCGAAATCCGCTACGAGCACAAGGTGATCGAGCTCCTTCACGACGACCACTTCCGCGTGACGGGCGTGAAGACCCTCTCCGACGAAGGTCAGAAGGAATGGCTCGCGAAGGGCGGCGTCTGCCTCACGACGGGCGGCTTCTCCGCCAACCCTGAAATGGTCGACCGCTACATCGGCGGCTGGGCCACCCGCATGGTGCTGCGCGGCTCGAAGTCGACCACCGGCGAAAACGTTTCCCTCACGCTTCCTCTCTATGCGAAATTCGTGAACATGGACCAGTTCCACTGCGGCCCGATCATCGGCGTCACGCACGTGAACCCCGCCGACGTGCTCAATTCCGGCTACGGCGTTCAGGTTAACACCTCCGGCAAGCGCTTCATGGACGAGAACAACACCTATGTGGTGAAGGCCCGCACGACGGCGCTCCAGACGCTCGACAACCAGGCCTGGGTGATCGTCGACAGCGACTGCCCCGTGCTCGAGAAGGTGATCGCCAAGTTCGACCGCCTCAACAGCCCCTACGGCAAGGCCGATACGCTCGAAGCCCTCTGCAAGCAGGTGAACCTCCCCGAGAAGAACGTTCTCAAGGAAGTGAAGGCCTACAACGACGCGCTCGCCGCCGGGAAGCTCGAGGAAATGACGCCTCCCTGCACTTATAAGAAGCCCCATCCCGTTCAGAAGGCTCCCTTCTACGCCGTCCCCTTCCAGGGCGGCATGACGGCCACCTTCGGCGGCCCGCTCATCAACACCAAGGCTGAGATTCAGAGCCTTGACGGCGGCAGCATCCCCGGCCTCTACGCCGCGGGCAATGCCGCGGGCGGCATCTTCTACTTCAACTATGCGGGCGGCGCGCAGCTGGGCGCCGCTACGGTCTTCGGCCGCATTGCAGCCCGCGAAATGGCTGCCCGCGCCAAGAAGGCGAAGATCTGA
- a CDS encoding heme-binding beta-barrel domain-containing protein codes for MHHEDIYTETPASPDTLANLGPLAPLAGTWYGAEGVDTHPVAEGTESEPFVETQTYELLDPQNSGPQLLYGLRYHVAITKPGELNAFHDQVGYLLWEPETETVFMTLAIPRAQVAMAVGKAKPGDKQIHLRAERGSTMNGIASNPFLEKNFRTESWDITFTFNEDGSISYEEDTVLVIPGVEKEFHHTDKNTLRMIAAARPNPAMVQEGLMNRNPK; via the coding sequence ATGCATCACGAAGATATCTATACCGAGACTCCTGCGAGTCCGGATACGCTTGCCAACCTCGGGCCCCTCGCGCCGCTCGCCGGCACCTGGTACGGTGCTGAAGGCGTCGATACGCATCCGGTTGCCGAAGGCACGGAATCCGAACCCTTCGTTGAAACGCAGACCTATGAGCTGCTCGACCCCCAGAACAGCGGCCCTCAGCTTCTTTACGGCCTTCGCTACCACGTGGCGATCACGAAGCCCGGCGAACTCAACGCTTTCCACGACCAGGTGGGCTACCTCCTCTGGGAACCCGAGACCGAAACCGTTTTCATGACGCTCGCCATTCCGCGCGCTCAGGTCGCGATGGCGGTGGGCAAAGCAAAGCCCGGCGACAAGCAGATCCATCTGCGCGCAGAACGCGGCTCGACCATGAACGGCATTGCTTCGAATCCGTTCCTTGAGAAGAACTTCCGCACCGAATCCTGGGACATCACGTTCACCTTCAATGAGGACGGCTCCATCTCCTACGAGGAAGATACGGTGCTCGTGATTCCGGGCGTCGAAAAGGAATTCCATCACACGGACAAAAACACGCTCCGCATGATTGCCGCCGCTCGCCCGAACCCCGCTATGGTTCAGGAAGGCCTCATGAACCGCAATCCGAAGTGA
- a CDS encoding response regulator transcription factor, translated as MTKSEEPLIRIVDDDEALCEAISFVLEGEGYETAVYQSAESYLEKDDPSRFGVLLLDVKMGGMSGPELQEALIRAGQKIPIIFLSAHGSIDLAVDLMQKGAVSFIPKPVGSEKLLATIEHALKDAPVFGASHAEAKIATDPLSDREEQVARLVCEGLTNRQIAERLGVSKRTIEFFRANAMRKLGAHNARELQHRFQLKY; from the coding sequence ATGACGAAGTCTGAAGAACCGCTCATCCGCATCGTCGACGACGATGAAGCGCTCTGCGAGGCGATTTCCTTCGTGCTCGAAGGCGAAGGCTACGAAACCGCCGTATATCAGAGCGCGGAAAGCTATCTCGAAAAGGATGATCCGTCGCGCTTCGGCGTGCTCCTTCTTGACGTCAAAATGGGCGGCATGAGCGGTCCGGAACTTCAGGAAGCGCTCATCCGCGCAGGTCAGAAGATTCCAATCATCTTTCTTTCCGCGCACGGTTCGATCGATCTCGCCGTCGACCTGATGCAGAAGGGCGCGGTGAGCTTCATTCCGAAGCCCGTGGGATCTGAGAAGCTTCTCGCGACGATCGAGCATGCCTTGAAGGACGCGCCGGTCTTCGGCGCTTCGCACGCAGAAGCAAAAATTGCAACAGATCCTTTAAGCGACCGGGAGGAGCAGGTGGCCCGGCTTGTCTGCGAAGGCCTCACCAACAGGCAGATTGCCGAACGCCTCGGCGTCTCAAAGCGCACAATTGAATTCTTCCGCGCCAATGCAATGCGCAAGCTCGGAGCTCATAATGCAAGAGAGCTGCAGCATCGATTCCAGCTCAAGTACTGA